In a single window of the Halomicroarcula saliterrae genome:
- a CDS encoding DUF58 domain-containing protein produces the protein MARRLRWRGAVVAAAILAGYGAVVASGTLLLAATIPLAYLAYGAVSTATVPAELAVTRRIEPRVAPPGRPVTVTLSVTNDGDRTVSDLRVVDPVPPALAVLDGSPRGGRTLASGETLTLTYTVVARRGEFDFPPARLRVRGAGAGAVATADRQPAGDGRLVCRLDADAPPLSDAGDTRVGRLTTETPGDGLTFHSTREYRHGDPAGRIDWRGYAKQSELSTVNYDRQVSATVVFVLDARSVSRVAAGPGRPTAVELGAYAATRAMNTLLATGHDIAVAVVGVDGDGPGGLTWLPPGAGSQQRSKAISVLDDAIDTPPAPDSAATRQARKLGELAGREAQFVLVSPLLDDAPVEMVGLWSGTGQSRTVLSPDIVASNTVSGQYEQVRRRTRLSRCQAGGARAIDWRRGTPLPTILEAVFAVEAHRAGAGVRAGGGH, from the coding sequence ATGGCGCGTCGCCTCCGGTGGCGCGGCGCGGTCGTCGCGGCCGCGATACTGGCCGGGTACGGCGCTGTCGTGGCCTCGGGGACGCTGCTGCTCGCCGCGACCATCCCGCTGGCCTATCTGGCCTACGGCGCCGTCTCGACGGCGACAGTGCCCGCGGAGCTCGCGGTCACGCGCCGCATCGAGCCCCGGGTCGCGCCGCCGGGACGGCCGGTGACTGTCACGCTGTCGGTGACGAACGACGGCGACCGGACGGTGTCGGACCTCCGGGTAGTCGACCCGGTTCCGCCGGCGCTGGCCGTCCTCGACGGGAGCCCCCGCGGCGGCCGAACGCTCGCGTCGGGGGAGACCCTGACGCTCACCTACACAGTCGTCGCCCGCCGGGGTGAGTTCGATTTCCCGCCGGCCCGCCTGCGGGTCCGGGGCGCGGGAGCGGGCGCCGTCGCGACGGCCGACCGACAGCCCGCGGGCGACGGCCGGCTCGTCTGCCGGCTGGACGCCGACGCCCCGCCGCTGTCCGACGCGGGCGACACCCGCGTCGGCCGGCTCACGACGGAGACGCCCGGCGACGGCCTCACCTTCCACTCGACGCGGGAGTACCGCCACGGCGACCCCGCGGGGCGAATCGACTGGCGCGGCTACGCCAAGCAGTCGGAGCTCTCGACGGTCAACTACGACAGACAGGTGTCGGCCACCGTGGTGTTCGTTCTCGACGCCCGCTCGGTCTCGCGAGTCGCCGCGGGGCCGGGCCGACCGACCGCGGTCGAACTCGGGGCGTACGCGGCGACGCGGGCCATGAACACGCTGCTGGCCACCGGACACGACATCGCTGTCGCCGTGGTCGGCGTCGACGGCGACGGGCCCGGCGGCCTCACGTGGCTCCCGCCCGGCGCCGGGAGCCAGCAGCGCTCGAAGGCGATTTCGGTGCTCGACGACGCCATCGACACACCACCGGCACCCGACAGCGCGGCCACGCGCCAGGCGCGGAAGCTCGGCGAACTGGCCGGTCGAGAGGCGCAGTTCGTCCTCGTCTCGCCGCTGCTGGACGACGCGCCGGTCGAGATGGTGGGCCTGTGGTCCGGCACCGGCCAGTCCCGGACCGTGCTCTCACCGGACATCGTAGCTTCGAACACGGTGAGCGGCCAGTACGAGCAGGTCCGGCGCCGCACGCGTCTGTCCCGCTGTCAGGCGGGCGGGGCCCGGGCGATAGACTGGCGACGCGGGACACCGCTGCCGACGATACTGGAAGCGGTGTTCGCCGTCGAGGCCCACCGGGCCGGCGCCGGCGTCCGCGCGGGGGGTGGCCACTGA
- a CDS encoding glycosyl transferase, whose amino-acid sequence MAIGGTRLDNPSAVGDEGRPRGASLTVVAVIVVGVLAAAGFLVGQPLLFSSFGLLVGLASAGLALLCRDRLGPVVLGHLLFLPSAVVLAALVAVSGLVAFARPGLVFLVVGGLAAMFGVAAGWNDAFDRETVQTALGSSVISYVFWLVAVVVVGIAVALGIAGRQVVLSLTRGTGPVAGLFGLLALLGVAGGCLYLAVRAIPAVQLTPVHRRPAARARYMRLRSTLVYVTAGAWGLAAVAVAGLVAGVLQTVLAIPPISGLVAVVAALTAIPLACVAVLSVLIAAVAWVARRATSGFDSLSTGTVGAAVAALCYVFALLVLVPTLARFGAVGLTFFFAIPVLPVLVYAILVIVLVGFYTGAIPGRAGSVAVAAAGLIAVGLGAALVGFPSLFVFGAVAGGLVVWDVGTFGLGVTAELGHIPETRRLELYHGVIAVGIALLGIAALSALDIARRSVGPAVGTPATMGVAVLGVVLVALALRG is encoded by the coding sequence ATGGCCATCGGTGGCACCCGGCTCGACAACCCCTCTGCCGTCGGTGACGAGGGGCGGCCACGCGGGGCGAGTCTGACAGTCGTCGCGGTCATCGTCGTCGGCGTGCTGGCCGCGGCCGGCTTCCTCGTCGGCCAGCCGCTCCTGTTTAGCTCCTTCGGGCTGCTGGTCGGCCTCGCCTCGGCGGGTCTCGCGTTGCTGTGTCGCGACCGGCTCGGGCCGGTGGTGCTCGGTCACCTGCTCTTTCTCCCGTCGGCGGTCGTCCTGGCCGCGCTGGTGGCGGTCAGTGGGCTGGTGGCGTTCGCCCGGCCGGGACTCGTGTTCCTCGTCGTGGGGGGACTCGCCGCCATGTTCGGCGTGGCGGCCGGCTGGAACGACGCGTTCGACAGGGAGACTGTACAGACGGCACTCGGCAGTAGCGTTATCTCCTACGTGTTCTGGCTCGTCGCGGTGGTCGTCGTCGGCATCGCCGTGGCGCTTGGCATCGCCGGACGGCAAGTCGTGCTCTCGCTCACCCGCGGGACCGGTCCGGTCGCCGGTCTGTTCGGCCTGCTGGCCCTGCTCGGGGTGGCGGGGGGCTGTCTGTACCTGGCGGTGCGGGCGATTCCGGCCGTCCAGCTCACCCCCGTCCACCGGCGCCCGGCGGCGAGAGCGCGATACATGCGCCTGCGGTCCACGCTGGTCTACGTCACGGCGGGCGCGTGGGGCCTGGCCGCCGTCGCCGTGGCCGGGCTGGTGGCCGGGGTCCTCCAGACGGTGCTCGCCATCCCGCCGATATCGGGGCTCGTCGCGGTCGTCGCCGCGCTGACCGCGATTCCGCTGGCCTGTGTGGCGGTCCTCTCCGTCCTCATCGCCGCGGTCGCCTGGGTCGCCCGTCGGGCCACGTCGGGCTTCGACAGCCTCTCGACGGGGACCGTCGGGGCCGCCGTCGCGGCCCTCTGTTACGTCTTCGCCCTGCTCGTTCTGGTCCCGACGCTCGCGCGGTTCGGGGCCGTCGGCCTCACGTTTTTCTTCGCCATCCCGGTGCTTCCCGTGCTCGTCTACGCCATCCTCGTCATCGTTCTCGTGGGGTTCTACACCGGCGCGATTCCGGGGCGGGCGGGCTCGGTCGCGGTGGCCGCGGCGGGGCTGATAGCCGTCGGGCTGGGCGCCGCGCTGGTCGGGTTCCCGTCGCTGTTCGTCTTCGGCGCGGTGGCCGGCGGCCTCGTGGTGTGGGACGTGGGGACTTTCGGCCTCGGCGTGACGGCCGAGCTCGGTCACATCCCCGAGACGCGCCGGCTGGAGCTGTACCACGGCGTCATCGCCGTCGGTATCGCCCTGCTGGGAATCGCGGCGCTTTCGGCGCTCGATATCGCGCGCCGGTCCGTCGGGCCGGCGGTCGGCACCCCGGCGACGATGGGCGTCGCCGTCCTCGGCGTGGTCCTCGTGGCGCTGGCGCTGCGGGGCTGA
- a CDS encoding AAA family ATPase — translation MSERALTPADAARRCQDIVDRVEEAVVVDRRVLYETLAAVIARGHVLVEDVPGTGKTVLARVLAESLGLRFTRIQFTPDLLPADVTGSNIYDEHEGAFEFAQGPVFTNVALADEINRAPPKTQAALLESMEERQVSVDGTTHDLPEPFVVIATQNPVEQEGTFRLPEAQRDRFSVKTSMGYPDVDGEMGLLEMRDNRRTLAPSVDPVVTPETVLELQELAEDIRVDEKIRRYIIDLARATRQDDRTDIGVSPRGVQRVFEAVRASAVIDGREYATPEDVKRMAQATMSHRLILTTEATVEGVDSDDIVRTAMDSVDVPAVSPAAPSVSGTGDASVNGGHEQLDPDPAVEDGDEPPRRDGEQGTSPPEPAASGSRRGNGHDDHASPDPEDTSDGQPDETAVDESEDEDDDGLGDLFTDGGEQS, via the coding sequence ATGAGCGAGCGAGCCCTGACGCCCGCGGACGCGGCCCGGCGCTGTCAGGACATCGTCGACCGCGTCGAGGAGGCAGTCGTCGTCGACAGGCGGGTGCTGTACGAGACACTCGCGGCCGTCATCGCGCGGGGCCACGTCCTCGTCGAGGACGTGCCGGGGACGGGAAAGACGGTGCTGGCCCGCGTGCTCGCGGAGTCGCTGGGGCTCCGGTTTACGCGCATCCAGTTCACGCCCGACCTGTTGCCGGCGGACGTGACCGGCTCGAACATCTACGACGAGCACGAGGGCGCGTTCGAGTTCGCACAGGGGCCGGTGTTTACGAACGTCGCGCTGGCCGACGAGATAAACCGCGCGCCGCCGAAGACGCAGGCCGCCCTGCTGGAGTCGATGGAGGAGCGCCAGGTGAGCGTCGACGGGACGACCCACGACCTCCCGGAGCCGTTCGTCGTCATCGCCACCCAGAACCCGGTCGAACAGGAGGGGACGTTCCGGCTGCCGGAGGCCCAGCGGGACCGTTTCAGCGTCAAGACCTCGATGGGATACCCCGACGTGGACGGGGAGATGGGGCTGCTGGAGATGCGGGACAACAGACGGACCCTCGCCCCCAGCGTCGACCCGGTCGTCACGCCGGAGACGGTCCTCGAACTGCAGGAACTCGCGGAGGACATCCGGGTCGACGAGAAGATACGACGCTACATCATCGACCTCGCACGGGCGACGCGACAGGACGACCGCACCGATATCGGCGTCTCGCCCCGTGGCGTCCAGCGGGTGTTCGAGGCGGTCCGGGCCAGCGCCGTCATCGACGGCCGCGAGTACGCGACGCCCGAAGACGTAAAGCGGATGGCGCAGGCGACGATGAGCCACCGGCTCATCCTGACGACCGAGGCGACGGTCGAGGGCGTGGACTCGGACGACATCGTCCGGACGGCGATGGACAGCGTCGACGTGCCCGCCGTCTCGCCGGCCGCGCCGTCCGTCTCGGGCACCGGCGACGCCAGTGTGAACGGCGGGCACGAACAGCTCGACCCCGACCCGGCAGTCGAGGACGGTGACGAACCGCCGCGACGGGACGGCGAGCAGGGCACCAGCCCGCCGGAACCAGCGGCGTCCGGGAGCCGGCGGGGTAACGGTCACGACGACCATGCGTCGCCGGACCCCGAGGACACGTCGGACGGGCAGCCCGACGAGACCGCCGTCGACGAGTCCGAAGACGAAGACGACGACGGGCTGGGCGACCTGTTCACGGACGGCGGCGAACAGTCCTAA
- a CDS encoding DUF2237 family protein, whose product MESETNVLGGELSACSMGPTTGFMRDGYCYPLQRDPGRHEICAVMTDDFLQYSKAQGNDLVTPRPELDFPGLTPGDHWCVCVPRWIEAHEAGHAPPVVLDATSEDVLDDVSMETLREYAHDSGE is encoded by the coding sequence ATGGAAAGCGAGACCAACGTTCTGGGCGGGGAGCTGTCGGCCTGTTCGATGGGCCCGACGACGGGTTTTATGCGGGACGGCTACTGCTATCCGCTCCAACGCGACCCCGGCCGCCACGAGATCTGTGCGGTGATGACCGACGACTTCCTCCAGTACAGCAAGGCACAGGGCAACGACCTCGTGACACCTCGACCGGAGCTCGACTTTCCGGGACTGACCCCCGGCGACCACTGGTGTGTCTGTGTCCCGCGCTGGATAGAGGCTCACGAGGCCGGTCACGCGCCGCCGGTCGTCCTCGACGCGACGAGCGAGGACGTGCTGGACGACGTGTCGATGGAGACGCTTCGGGAGTACGCGCACGACAGCGGGGAGTGA